A single region of the Acetomicrobium sp. S15 = DSM 107314 genome encodes:
- a CDS encoding glycosyltransferase family 39 protein, protein MSSVRILFTACSFALWSLYFLERALLGEKRSAWWGVGICAGLGLLSKYTIALLNLISGVYPLDGGDILLNGESVSKLPPHERAERGIART, encoded by the coding sequence ATGAGTAGCGTTCGCATTCTGTTCACTGCATGCTCCTTTGCTCTTTGGAGTCTTTACTTTCTGGAGCGCGCTCTTCTTGGTGAAAAACGCTCGGCATGGTGGGGCGTGGGGATTTGCGCCGGCTTGGGCTTGCTTTCCAAGTACACCATAGCGCTCTTAAACCTCATAAGCGGCGTTTATCCGCTCGACGGCGGAGATATCCTTCTAAACGGCGAATCAGTATCTAAACTTCCCCCCCATGAGAGGGCAGAAAGGGGGATAGCCAGAAC